Within Anopheles nili chromosome 3, idAnoNiliSN_F5_01, whole genome shotgun sequence, the genomic segment caataCGCCAAGTACCCGCCATTTGGAGCGCGAAATGCCGTTCGAAGCTCGCGCACCGTGTGCGATTggaacagcgaaaaaaaaaggctctatAGCGTGCGCCTCGTGCTGCTTCCGAAGGTCTGACCTGGGTGCCGGCGGGGAGGTGGATGGTGCTTTTGGGGTGTGCGCGCGGAAAACCAAAGCGAACCGGTGCGGAATCGCGCGCATCAGTAGTTTAAATATGACAGTGGGCACGGTAGGACGCCATGTCGAACTTCGGCAAGCGCTTCCAGAACGTACAGTCGAAGTACGCCAAGTTCAACCCGATCAAGGCGGCCGTCATCAGCCAGGCGGAGCAGCTGGACCGGGCCTCCACGGACGGTAGCTCACCCCGCACGCCAACGCGCTCGCCGACGGAGCTGACCGCGGCCTCCTTCTCGGCCGCCTTCGCCAACAGCGCATCCGAGGTAAATCCGGGCGAGCCCGCGGACAACCGGACCGTCTCCGGGGGCGCCGGAAAACCGCGCACCACAGCCAGCATCAGTGGTCGGGGGGCAAGTGGCCAGCGGCGTCGAACATCCGGCCAAACCTGGCGctaccaacagcaacaacagcaacagcaacagcaacagcaacaactgcagcaacgccaacggcagcaacaatggcgccgacgacgacgccggcACCAGCGGCCTCGGTCTCGTCCACCGAGCCTGGCGGCGCTCCCGGAGAGTCCGGCCCGGGGGGAAGGGCTGCATGGGCGGGAAGAGCGGGCCGGGGTGCACAGGATCGCTCGGAATGTGCTCGCGTCGCTGGCCTACCGCCGGAAGCAGCGCCGCCGGCGGTGGCCTGCAGCCGCCACGTGGAAAGAGATTGTAAGGCATAATTTTTTACAGAAAGGCAAAATCCCGCTCCTGCTCGCCGTCGAGGCCGGCAACCAGTCGATGTGCCGGGAGCTGCTATCCTCCCAGACGGCGGACCAGCTGAAGGTGAGTAGTCCCGGTGACGACCCTGTGGATTGGTTCGTATCCTTGCTGAATACCATCGAGACCCTGCGTGTCATCTTTTAGTGCCATCGTGCTCACGTGTCTGTGTacctgtgtatgtgtgcctgtgtgtttcAGTGCGTGTgaatgcatgtgtgtgtgtgaatgtgcatgtgtgtgtgtttcaccCAATGGATCCAACAACCCCCCTTCAATGGGGTGATTGTTGGTGTGAAATTTCTCCAAACGTCAAGGACATCAGTGAGCTCATCTTCCCACTCATCTCGCATCCTGGCGCATCCTGGCGCATCGCACATCGAAACCACAGCGCTGGAAGATccttgttttccttccgcgaGTCCTTCCGGGACACGGGAGCGCTCGAAGGAACGCGAAAATCAAACTCgccgcaaaaacaaaaggcgcCCGCGCTCAAAATGCATTCAGCACAGTTACGTAACACAGCACCCGTTTCGTGCATTGGGTTGCAGAGGAATTTGTTCGCGTCCTGACCCCGTGCTCCTTCTCGTGTTCCCCCAGCGTGTTGTGAAGCCCGTCAATCAATCGCTTGGTCGGCTTGTGTGGCCATTTCCGTGAAGAAGCTCGCTGGGGCAATGTAAACGTGTGTAACAGGACGGTTAGTAACAGGACGAAATCCGCGTGCCGTGAATATGAACCGTATGTGCGTGCTGttgtgagcgaaagagagagagagaaagcgacaAAAAGAGACGACAAGAGTGCATTCGGGTGCGTTTTCCTGCGGGAGATCTGCGTCCGTGACAGAAACCGTTTCGGGTGTGGTTTTAGTTGGatatccattttttgttgttgcccaTTTGCTTGCTTGCCATCCTTACTTTCCGTGCCGTTGCGAATCCACAATCACCTGAGTCCTtcccaaaccaaccacccacccacacgcgcgcacgcccCCAACCCCCATCAAACAGGGGCGAGATTTGGCCCTGGAATGATTGATTTTCGGTTCCACCGCGGTACCACCCTAACCAGCGTGGTCCTTGCGATGGGTCCGCCGGGACGGCGAATGGCAATCCgtggcgaaaaacaaactgttGTTCAATGCCGCCTGGCGCGCCGTTTCCAACCCCTTTGCTCGTGAAGGCCGCGTGACAGGGCGCTCGCTGTCCGCACCGTGGCcatgttttgtttggtgcgaTTTTAAAATCGGTCCATCGGCCAACAATCGGTTCCGCGTGTGGAAAAGcaatgaaggaaaataaaaccatccctaaaaaaaacagaccgTTCCGGTTTTCCCCGATTCTGGGCGCGCTTTTTAGGGgtgagggtgggtttttctttccattcgcGCGGCTGTGAAGGTGCAGATTAGGTTTGCGAGAGTGCTTGATATATTTATAGCAGTGCCGATTTTtgtctgggtgtgtgtgtgtgtgtgtgtgtgtgtttgctgttttttttttcgcgcgcgtTCCGTTATGGGGGTTTttatcgccttttttttgtgagtgtttttttgttcttccacGGAACAGAACGAAGTTTGCTTTTTCGCAAGGATCGACGCTTCTCGCGACGTCACGGACGAGTCGCGACGGTGAAAACCCGACCAAATGGAACGCAAACACGGTTGAAGAAGTGGTCCGCGGGCGCGCCAAAAAAAGTTGTCGAATAATTATAAACATCACTTCCGGGTGCCACGAATGATTGGCCATCATCAAAGGAAAGTCGGCggaatttgtttttggttAATTAACGCGAGCGGTGGTTCAATGAACTTTCGTTTTGGCGGGGGCGTTTGCCTCGTGGTGCTGGAGTTCGTTCGAAAACCCGCCGGTGAAATGACACTGAAATGGACTAATAATGTGGTGAAAGAAAGCCTCTCAACCagtggaaaagtggaaaaatttcaaaccaaaaaaagcccCGAATCCACCCAAAGCATATCCTCGAAAAGCGAACGGAGCCATTCGAGCGACAAGGACATCTGTCTCGTGTGCTAATTTGTCCTCCACCGTCGGTGCAGCTCCTTTTATTAACGGATTGCATACGCTTGAACTTCCCGGCGTATCGACGGTGTGCAACTTGAACTTGCTACTCCTTAATTTTATGCCATCGCACGAGTGcctgtttgtgttgtttgtccTCCTGGCTTCTGAACCGGGTATCCTTGGTGTGTTTGCCAACTCAACCGGTGCAACGATGCCGATGACATGCACCGGGGAAGGTCTGGCACATCAACCGAACACCGGGGAATGCATCGGTGCAGCTCCATTCGGTGTGGTGGATCCGAACAGCACCTTCACCTTATAAATCAGCGGCTCCTGTCAGCGACCCGAAAGGGGCCGGAGGACACCCGCACGTGGAGCTGGCACGTTCCAAGGAGATTCACACGTTCGTGATCGTGCGCTGGGATCGTAGTGACGTAGTCGGCTCTTTGGGGCagttttcgtgcgttttccaCAGACCAtaggaaacgaaacggataACGCGGACAATTACGTACCAGCGGTGGTTTTTATGGGTCGGATTTTCCAGTCCATCTGTTTTTGCTTATAATGAGGTGGGttgaaatacgaaaaaaaaaacacaccacccatcGCGAGGGCATCGTTCGACGGACTCTCGTACGGCACCCAACCCAAGAGTCCAGCGGATGTGAtggcaaaaacgaaacgaaagcggaACAGGAGCGACATGTCAACGGAGTTCCGTTCGCCATTCCTTACGCTTTGTCAAGTGCTTttggtggtggggttttttctctctctctcgctctcgctccctctctctcctGCTTTTcttggggggtttttctttgcgttttcaccaccccaaaaacaaacggaatgaAAAACCGAAGATCCGCGACTGCCAGCGCAAGACGGATGACCGaatggaaagcggaaaagcctGCGCCGGTTCCTGAGCGGTGATAAAACACACGTACCACCTCGGCGGACAGTCGACCCATTGAGACGGACGTAGCAAGCAagcagcgaaacaaaaaaaaaaccatgcaccTCTTCCAAAGCGATGGCCCACTTCTCGACAGCCGAAGCGTGGTTGCGTTCGATGGAGCAGAACAAACAGAACAACCCCTCATGGGGGAGGctttataaatataaacaatcATCCCAGGTGCATAAACATACCCCCTCTCGAAGGGATCGAGCTGCAGCGACCTGGAGCTAGCGACTCAACACACATGTAGGACGCACGGGAAACCCACCGGGAGGAACTCCGAAACGTCACAAGCGGGCTTAGGTGCCCTGTGAGACCGGCGTTGCAGTTGCAAAATGCATTCGCCACGAGTCGGTTCGTGCGTTGGGAACGCGCCACACCACGAGATGTTGCATAATTTTGCTGAATAGTGTCACAAGTGTGGCATTTTGGGAAACATTGCCCCAAAATTGGTTTCGTGCGATCTTCCGGCAGCTCCGAACGATCACCgatcaccatcatcgttcATCATCGCTCATCGAGAATGCGCCGTCGTTGGGGCTTCGTTCTGGACATTGTGGACGAAGTAATGATGGCTCTCTCCTTTGCCATCATCTGCCAGCTGTGGCACATCATCCTGCGATCCACCGCGAGTGTGTGCTTTATTAACAGATTCTTGTGTCTTTTTCGGctccgttttgctttcgttttgcgATCTCTTTTTTTGCCGGACAAACAGGCCACCACTACCAATGGCGACACGGCACTACACCTGGCCGCCCGGCGGAAGGACGTCGAGATGGCCCGCATCCTCATCGACTACGGTGCCAACGTGGACGTGCAGAATGGCGAGGGCCAAACCGCGCTTCACATCGCAGCGGCCGAAGGCGACGAAGCAATGGTGAAGTACTTCTACACCGTGCGCGCCTCGGCGGCAATCACTGATTTTCAGGGTACGAGCAATAGTTTTCCCCCCCAATTTTGCGAATTTATTAACGAGTTGACTGATTACTCTTTTTGCTTCCCAACCACGCACGCAGATCGTACACCGATGCACCTGGCAGCTGAAAATGGACACGCGTCGATCATTGAAATCCTGGCGGACAAGTACCGGGCCAGCATCTACGAACGAACCAAGGACGGTAGCACACTGATGCATATCGCCTCACTGAACGGTCATGCCGAGTGTGCAACGACGTTGTTTCGCAAGGGTGTCTATCTTCATATGCCAAACAAGGGCGGTGCGCGAAGTATCCACACGGCGGCCAAGTACGGCCACGTGGGCATCATCAGTACGCTGCTGAACAAGGGCGAGAAGGTGGACGTCCCCACGAATGTGAgtagttatttttgttttcaatttgtgGTGACAAAGAAAGCTGTTTCAGAACAAGGAATCACCGTGCATTCTGTTGGTTTCATCAGTTCTACTCTTCATAGTCAGATCTAATGTGGAATCGGCTTCAACCAACCAGTTTCACTAGTCACTGATCATCTGTTTTAGGTTTGGTTCTGTTGGGCTTGGATTTGAATCCAAACTAACTTGGAATAGTGCAGCTGAAAGGATGTTCATGTATTTTAACGTATATAACGTCCTGCCAGATTAAATATctaaatttttttcgtatttgtAAGCAACTGTAACAATTTTACTGACACAATTAATTCTTCACATTATACTTCATAATACTCTTGCAATTCGTCTTCAccgatgtttttattttcaactttGCAATCGTTGAAACGACAGTTAATTAATTCGACTTTGGTATCTTTCAAGCGAAAAAGGGGTCGTTAAACACGCTAAAATACGGTGTATGAAGTTGGTGAAAGTTTGATTCGTGCTGTGAAGGATTGTGAATTTTCCACGGTTGTTCCTCATTCTGCACCGGTTCCTTTTGACCAATTTGTACTCGAACCTACCACAGTTTGACTGATGCATCTTTTTCGACCTCATCCAACAGGATCACTACACTGCCTTACACATCGCTGTTCAATCGGCCAAACCGGCCGTCGTGGAGACGCTGCTTGGTTTCGGCGCCGAAGTACACGTACGTGGAGGTCGCCTTAGAGAGACACCACTCCACATCGCAGCACGCGTCCGAGACGGTGACCGATGTGCGCTAATGCTGCTAAAATCAGGTGCCGGAGCCAACAAAACCACCGACGACGGGCAGACGCCGGTACACGTGGCCGCTAAGAATGGTAACGTGCAGACACTCGATCTACTGCTCGAGGACAACGGTGATCCGCTGGTCAAATCGAACGTGAGTATCCTTGACCTTGAGGATGTGGTGAAGCTTTCCGTGGCGCTGAGTAAGTGAGGTTAATTTTTGACAGGTCGGCGAAACACCACTACACCTGGGAGCGCGCAACTGTCACCCGCAGATCGTGAAGCACCTGATCGAGTTCGTGGCCCAGAAGCACGGCAAAGAGGTGCTAAAGAACTACCTAAACTTCACGAACGAAGACGGTGCGACCGCGTTGCACTACGCGTGCCAGGTGATGCGGGAGGAGGTGAAAAAGCCGAACGGCGACCGGGACATCGTACGGATGCTGCTGGAAAGCGGTGCAGACGTGGCACTGAGCACAAAGTCCACGCAAGAGACGTGCTTCCACGCGGTGGCCGTCGCCGGTAACAACGACGTGCTGACGGAGATGATCAGCCACATGTCGGCGACGGACATCCAGAAGGCGATGAACCGGCAGTCGTCGGTCGGCTGGACGCCGCTCCTGATCGCGTGCAATCGCGGCCACATGGATCTGGTGAACAATCTGCTCGCGAACCACGCCCGCGTGGACGTGTTCGACAACGAGGGCCGATCGGCGCTGCACCTGGCCGCCGAGCACGGGTTCCTGCAGGTTTGTGACGCGCTCATCACGAACAAGGCGTTCATCAACTCGAAGTCACGCGTCGGGCGAACGGCGCTACATCTCGCAGCCATGAACGGGTACTCGGAGCTGGTGAAGTTCCTGATCCGCGACCACAACGCGGTGGTCGACATCCTGACGCTGCGGAAGCAGACGCCGCTCCACCTCGCGGCGGCCAGTGGCCAGATGAACGTCTGCAAGCTGCTGCTCGAGCTCGGTGCCAACATCGACGCGACCGACGACGTCGGCCAGAAGCCGATCCACGTGGCCGCCCAGAACAACTACTCCGAAGTGGCCAAGCTGTTCCTGCAGCAGCACCCGAACCTGGTGATGGCGACGAGCAAGGACGGTAACACGTGCGCGCACATCGCCGCCATGCAGGGCTCCGTCAAGGTGATCGAGGAGCTGATGAAGTTCGACCGGAATGGTGTCATCTCGACACGCAACAAGCTGACCGACTCGACGCCGCTCCAGCTAGCGGCTGAAGGTGGCCATGCGGACGTCGTGAAGGTGCTCGTGCGGGCTGGTGCGTCGTGTACCGATGAGAACAAGTCCGGCTTCACGGCGGTGCATCTGGCGGCCAAAAATGGCCACGGCCAGGTGCTGGAGGTTATGCGCAGCACTAATTCGCTAAGGGTGTCCAGTAAAAAATTGGGTTTAACGCCACTGCATGTGGCCGCGTACTACGGGCAAGCAGACACCGTGCGTGAGCTGCTGATCAACGTACCTGCGACGGTTAAATCCGATTCTCCATCTGGCACATCATTAGTACCCGAATTAGGTAATGAGTCCGGTTTGACGCCGCTCCATCTGGCGGCGTACTCCGGCAACGAGAACGTCGTTCGGCTGCTGCTCAATTCAGCTGGCGTTCAGGTCGATGCTGCGACTACTGAAAACGTACGTACGAAGCGAAGGAACAGCTGTATTTCGCACAGGGAAAGCGAGTCCATTCTGCCAACAAAATGATCAAGCATTCGTACGATCGGTTGTTCTTTTAGTAAAAGCGATCTCTCCCACTCTACTTCCAGGGTTACAATCCTCTGCATTTAGCGTGTTTCGGGGGGCACGTCCCGATCGTGGGACTGCTGCTCAGCCGATCGGCCGAACTTCTGCACAGTGTGGACCGGCACGGTAAAACCGGCCTACACATCGCAGCTATGCACGGTCACTAT encodes:
- the LOC128727366 gene encoding serine/threonine-protein phosphatase 6 regulatory ankyrin repeat subunit B isoform X5, whose protein sequence is MKSEWAPVEAVLKGLEKAVAAGGDDSNQTPLAGVLDPATGMTPLMYAVKDNRTPILDRMIELGSDVGARNNDNYNVIHIASMYSREDVVKLLLQKRGVDPYSTGGSRQQTAVHLVASRQTGTATAILRALLTAAGKDIRTKTDGKGKIPLLLAVEAGNQSMCRELLSSQTADQLKATTTNGDTALHLAARRKDVEMARILIDYGANVDVQNGEGQTALHIAAAEGDEAMVKYFYTVRASAAITDFQDRTPMHLAAENGHASIIEILADKYRASIYERTKDGSTLMHIASLNGHAECATTLFRKGVYLHMPNKGGARSIHTAAKYGHVGIISTLLNKGEKVDVPTNDHYTALHIAVQSAKPAVVETLLGFGAEVHVRGGRLRETPLHIAARVRDGDRCALMLLKSGAGANKTTDDGQTPVHVAAKNGNVQTLDLLLEDNGDPLVKSNVGETPLHLGARNCHPQIVKHLIEFVAQKHGKEVLKNYLNFTNEDGATALHYACQVMREEVKKPNGDRDIVRMLLESGADVALSTKSTQETCFHAVAVAGNNDVLTEMISHMSATDIQKAMNRQSSVGWTPLLIACNRGHMDLVNNLLANHARVDVFDNEGRSALHLAAEHGFLQVCDALITNKAFINSKSRVGRTALHLAAMNGYSELVKFLIRDHNAVVDILTLRKQTPLHLAAASGQMNVCKLLLELGANIDATDDVGQKPIHVAAQNNYSEVAKLFLQQHPNLVMATSKDGNTCAHIAAMQGSVKVIEELMKFDRNGVISTRNKLTDSTPLQLAAEGGHADVVKVLVRAGASCTDENKSGFTAVHLAAKNGHGQVLEVMRSTNSLRVSSKKLGLTPLHVAAYYGQADTVRELLINVPATVKSDSPSGTSLVPELGNESGLTPLHLAAYSGNENVVRLLLNSAGVQVDAATTENGYNPLHLACFGGHVPIVGLLLSRSAELLHSVDRHGKTGLHIAAMHGHYQMVEVLLGQGSEINASDKNGWTPLHCTAKAGYLDVVKLLVEAGGSPKSETNYSCAPIWFAASEGHNDVLKYLMHKEHDTYALMEDKRFVYNLMIVSKNHNNKPIEEFVLVSPAPVDTAAKLSNIFMVLSTKEKERAKDLIAAGKQCETMATELLALAAGADSAGRILTATDRRNMEFLDVLIENEQKEVIAHTVVQRYLQELWRGTLNWTAWRIMLLFVGFIVCPPVWIIFTLPLGHNFYKVPIIKFMSYLTSHIYLMIHLMIVGITPIYPVVRPSLLPYWYEWGLLVWLSGLLLFELTNPSDKSGLGSIKVLVLLFGIIGVGVHVSGMLYVNKAYWPTLMYCRNQFFALSFLLACVQILDFLSFHHLFGPWAIIIGDLLKDLARFLAVLAIFVFGFSMHIVALNQSFHNFSVDEIRRLPRTVASAAYFSDVRMNPILSFELLFFAVFGQTTTDQTQIDKMTPNTTRTQPYWTEYLFKIVFGIYMLVSVVVLINLLIAMMSDTYQRIQAQSDIEWKYGLSKLIRNMHRTSTAPSPMNLVTTWFVWIVEKVRARIVKKKRPSLVQMMSLHRGQQSPRTKAGAKWLSKVKKGQVAPKALSVMHLSPLGSQVSFTTVNTTRIENVADWEAISKKYRALVGHDSEDGGSMKDSEGDTHSTNNGPGGAGAPDQQQMGNNVNSNKV
- the LOC128727366 gene encoding serine/threonine-protein phosphatase 6 regulatory ankyrin repeat subunit B isoform X3, which gives rise to MKSEWAPVEAVLKGLEKAVAAGGDDSNQTPLAGVLDPATGMTPLMYAVKDNRTPILDRMIELGSDVGARNNDNYNVIHIASMYSREDVVKLLLQKRGVDPYSTGGSRQQTAVHLVASRQTGTATAILRALLTAAGKDIRTKTDGKGKIPLLLAVEAGNQSMCRELLSSQTADQLKATTTNGDTALHLAARRKDVEMARILIDYGANVDVQNGEGQTALHIAAAEGDEAMVKYFYTVRASAAITDFQDRTPMHLAAENGHASIIEILADKYRASIYERTKDGSTLMHIASLNGHAECATTLFRKGVYLHMPNKGGARSIHTAAKYGHVGIISTLLNKGEKVDVPTNDHYTALHIAVQSAKPAVVETLLGFGAEVHVRGGRLRETPLHIAARVRDGDRCALMLLKSGAGANKTTDDGQTPVHVAAKNGNVQTLDLLLEDNGDPLVKSNVGETPLHLGARNCHPQIVKHLIEFVAQKHGKEVLKNYLNFTNEDGATALHYACQVMREEVKKPNGDRDIVRMLLESGADVALSTKSTQETCFHAVAVAGNNDVLTEMISHMSATDIQKAMNRQSSVGWTPLLIACNRGHMDLVNNLLANHARVDVFDNEGRSALHLAAEHGFLQVCDALITNKAFINSKSRVGRTALHLAAMNGYSELVKFLIRDHNAVVDILTLRKQTPLHLAAASGQMNVCKLLLELGANIDATDDVGQKPIHVAAQNNYSEVAKLFLQQHPNLVMATSKDGNTCAHIAAMQGSVKVIEELMKFDRNGVISTRNKLTDSTPLQLAAEGGHADVVKVLVRAGASCTDENKSGFTAVHLAAKNGHGQVLEVMRSTNSLRVSSKKLGLTPLHVAAYYGQADTVRELLINVPATVKSDSPSGTSLVPELGNESGLTPLHLAAYSGNENVVRLLLNSAGVQVDAATTENGYNPLHLACFGGHVPIVGLLLSRSAELLHSVDRHGKTGLHIAAMHGHYQMVEVLLGQGSEINASDKNGWTPLHCTAKAGYLDVVKLLVEAGGSPKSETNYSCAPIWFAASEGHNDVLKYLMHKEHDTYALMEDKRFVYNLMIVSKNHNNKPIEEFVLVSPAPVDTAAKLSNIFMVLSTKEKERAKDLIAAGKQCETMATELLALAAGADSAGRILTATDRRNMEFLDVLIENEQKEVIAHTVVQRYLQELWRGTLNWTAWRIMLLFVGFIVCPPVWIIFTLPLGHNFYKVPIIKFMSYLTSHIYLMIHLMIVGITPIYPVVRPSLLPYWYEWGLLVWLSGLLLFELTNPSDKSGLGSIKVLVLLFGIIGVGVHVSGMLYVNKAYWPTLMYCRNQFFALSFLLACVQILDFLSFHHLFGPWAIIIGDLLKDLARFLAVLAIFVFGFSMHIVALNQSFHNFSVDEIRRLPRTVASAAYFSDVPMTPIIAFERLFFAVFGQTSPDDINSQRSSRPEWTENLFKIVFGIYMLVSVVVLINLLIAMMSDTYQRIQAQSDIEWKYGLSKLIRNMHRTSTAPSPMNLVTTWFVWIVEKVRARIVKKKRPSLVQMMSLHRGQQSPRTKAGAKWLSKVKKGQVAPKDSTALSVMHLSPLGSQVSFTTVNTTRIENVADWEAISKKYRALVGHDSEDGGSMKDSEGDTHSTNNGPGGAGAPDQQQMGNNVNSNKV
- the LOC128727366 gene encoding serine/threonine-protein phosphatase 6 regulatory ankyrin repeat subunit B isoform X6, with amino-acid sequence MKSEWAPVEAVLKGLEKAVAAGGDDSNQTPLAGVLDPATGMTPLMYAVKDNRTPILDRMIELGSDVGARNNDNYNVIHIASMYSREDVVKLLLQKRGVDPYSTGGSRQQTAVHLVASRQTGTATAILRALLTAAGKDIRTKTDGKGKIPLLLAVEAGNQSMCRELLSSQTADQLKATTTNGDTALHLAARRKDVEMARILIDYGANVDVQNGEGQTALHIAAAEGDEAMVKYFYTVRASAAITDFQDRTPMHLAAENGHASIIEILADKYRASIYERTKDGSTLMHIASLNGHAECATTLFRKGVYLHMPNKGGARSIHTAAKYGHVGIISTLLNKGEKVDVPTNDHYTALHIAVQSAKPAVVETLLGFGAEVHVRGGRLRETPLHIAARVRDGDRCALMLLKSGAGANKTTDDGQTPVHVAAKNGNVQTLDLLLEDNGDPLVKSNVGETPLHLGARNCHPQIVKHLIEFVAQKHGKEVLKNYLNFTNEDGATALHYACQVMREEVKKPNGDRDIVRMLLESGADVALSTKSTQETCFHAVAVAGNNDVLTEMISHMSATDIQKAMNRQSSVGWTPLLIACNRGHMDLVNNLLANHARVDVFDNEGRSALHLAAEHGFLQVCDALITNKAFINSKSRVGRTALHLAAMNGYSELVKFLIRDHNAVVDILTLRKQTPLHLAAASGQMNVCKLLLELGANIDATDDVGQKPIHVAAQNNYSEVAKLFLQQHPNLVMATSKDGNTCAHIAAMQGSVKVIEELMKFDRNGVISTRNKLTDSTPLQLAAEGGHADVVKVLVRAGASCTDENKSGFTAVHLAAKNGHGQVLEVMRSTNSLRVSSKKLGLTPLHVAAYYGQADTVRELLINVPATVKSDSPSGTSLVPELGNESGLTPLHLAAYSGNENVVRLLLNSAGVQVDAATTENGYNPLHLACFGGHVPIVGLLLSRSAELLHSVDRHGKTGLHIAAMHGHYQMVEVLLGQGSEINASDKNGWTPLHCTAKAGYLDVVKLLVEAGGSPKSETNYSCAPIWFAASEGHNDVLKYLMHKEHDTYALMEDKRFVYNLMIVSKNHNNKPIEEFVLVSPAPVDTAAKLSNIFMVLSTKEKERAKDLIAAGKQCETMATELLALAAGADSAGRILTATDRRNMEFLDVLIENEQKEVIAHTVVQRYLQELWRGTLNWTAWRIMLLFVGFIVCPPVWIIFTLPLGHNFYKVPIIKFMSYLTSHIYLMIHLMIVGITPIYPVVRPSLLPYWYEWGLLVWLSGLLLFELTNPSDKSGLGSIKVLVLLFGIIGVGVHVSGMLYVNKAYWPTLMYCRNQFFALSFLLACVQILDFLSFHHLFGPWAIIIGDLLKDLARFLAVLAIFVFGFSMHIVALNQSFHNFSVDEIRRLPRTVASAAYFSDVPMTPIIAFERLFFAVFGQTSPDDINSQRSSRPEWTENLFKIVFGIYMLVSVVVLINLLIAMMSDTYQRIQAQSDIEWKYGLSKLIRNMHRTSTAPSPMNLVTTWFVWIVEKVRARIVKKKRPSLVQMMSLHRGQQSPRTKAGAKWLSKVKKDSTALSVMHLSPLGSQVSFTTVNTTRIENVADWEAISKKYRALVGHDSEDGGSMKDSEGDTHSTNNGPGGAGAPDQQQMGNNVNSNKV
- the LOC128727366 gene encoding serine/threonine-protein phosphatase 6 regulatory ankyrin repeat subunit B isoform X4, which encodes MKSEWAPVEAVLKGLEKAVAAGGDDSNQTPLAGVLDPATGMTPLMYAVKDNRTPILDRMIELGSDVGARNNDNYNVIHIASMYSREDVVKLLLQKRGVDPYSTGGSRQQTAVHLVASRQTGTATAILRALLTAAGKDIRTKTDGKGKIPLLLAVEAGNQSMCRELLSSQTADQLKATTTNGDTALHLAARRKDVEMARILIDYGANVDVQNGEGQTALHIAAAEGDEAMVKYFYTVRASAAITDFQDRTPMHLAAENGHASIIEILADKYRASIYERTKDGSTLMHIASLNGHAECATTLFRKGVYLHMPNKGGARSIHTAAKYGHVGIISTLLNKGEKVDVPTNDHYTALHIAVQSAKPAVVETLLGFGAEVHVRGGRLRETPLHIAARVRDGDRCALMLLKSGAGANKTTDDGQTPVHVAAKNGNVQTLDLLLEDNGDPLVKSNVGETPLHLGARNCHPQIVKHLIEFVAQKHGKEVLKNYLNFTNEDGATALHYACQVMREEVKKPNGDRDIVRMLLESGADVALSTKSTQETCFHAVAVAGNNDVLTEMISHMSATDIQKAMNRQSSVGWTPLLIACNRGHMDLVNNLLANHARVDVFDNEGRSALHLAAEHGFLQVCDALITNKAFINSKSRVGRTALHLAAMNGYSELVKFLIRDHNAVVDILTLRKQTPLHLAAASGQMNVCKLLLELGANIDATDDVGQKPIHVAAQNNYSEVAKLFLQQHPNLVMATSKDGNTCAHIAAMQGSVKVIEELMKFDRNGVISTRNKLTDSTPLQLAAEGGHADVVKVLVRAGASCTDENKSGFTAVHLAAKNGHGQVLEVMRSTNSLRVSSKKLGLTPLHVAAYYGQADTVRELLINVPATVKSDSPSGTSLVPELGNESGLTPLHLAAYSGNENVVRLLLNSAGVQVDAATTENGYNPLHLACFGGHVPIVGLLLSRSAELLHSVDRHGKTGLHIAAMHGHYQMVEVLLGQGSEINASDKNGWTPLHCTAKAGYLDVVKLLVEAGGSPKSETNYSCAPIWFAASEGHNDVLKYLMHKEHDTYALMEDKRFVYNLMIVSKNHNNKPIEEFVLVSPAPVDTAAKLSNIFMVLSTKEKERAKDLIAAGKQCETMATELLALAAGADSAGRILTATDRRNMEFLDVLIENEQKEVIAHTVVQRYLQELWRGTLNWTAWRIMLLFVGFIVCPPVWIIFTLPLGHNFYKVPIIKFMSYLTSHIYLMIHLMIVGITPIYPVVRPSLLPYWYEWGLLVWLSGLLLFELTNPSDKSGLGSIKVLVLLFGIIGVGVHVSGMLYVNKAYWPTLMYCRNQFFALSFLLACVQILDFLSFHHLFGPWAIIIGDLLKDLARFLAVLAIFVFGFSMHIVALNQSFHNFSVDEIRRLPRTVASAAYFSDVRMNPILSFELLFFAVFGQTTTDQTQIDKMTPNTTRTQPYWTEYLFKIVFGIYMLVSVVVLINLLIAMMSDTYQRIQAQSDIEWKYGLSKLIRNMHRTSTAPSPMNLVTTWFVWIVEKVRARIVKKKRPSLVQMMSLHRGQQSPRTKAGAKWLSKVKKDSTALSVMHLSPLGSQVSFTTVNTTRIENVADWEAISKKYRALVGHDSEDGGSMKDSEGDTHSTNNGPGGAGAPDQQQMGNNVNSNKV